A window from Malassezia restricta chromosome I, complete sequence encodes these proteins:
- a CDS encoding ferricrocin synthase, which translates to MERAPFPDVTGLRLRAPSRAAFAADPHSVASLGRASLSTSLTLRHVQTQAQSSFHTSASAVIAAAWGTVLYMYLQHECELVAFDGVRGQDTVSIPVGPTMCDMRNPLSLVEHINCAWSGAPTNITGPTLFFDALHDPESVAFARVETVLRAHPEVTLACIAYVNADELITLSLLASPSVHVHGSAKTQLEQMCEALWAILEHRDPMTMPLHLTSLANPHPQPMSTDMPKGMAGERLEDQFLRRAQDIPHVPALKCCTSVSPPTFVSWSYQELDTRSNEIAQLLWSCGVGYAAAQSDDDQVIVLCMAKCMDMYAAILGVLKAGATWCPIDPGWPSSRQSALLIKSGARVALTTGAEAPMVESSCPEHIQVVRLDRPFPSLTSLPPRTAERSSASHLAYKIWTSGTTGLPKAVGVEHIAAVQGMRALQKAVPTDMDAPVRPSAIRYLQFAAYVFDLSIFDIFYAWGHGGTVCFAPLDLLLTRLVDVANALQVTHTLLTPAVSAMVPRRAIPTLQVMINGGEKLSQVVADEWTQEGCRVVNIYGPAEATLSLTMREIPPHGDQVKAHNIGLPFDDALCVLMNEHNDVVPRGCIGELLLGGPQLARGYIGDEAKTREKFVQHPTLGRLYHTGDLARQLWDGQFEYLGRNDDQVKINGVRIELLEINAAVKAASELVWDADTVALPGPDPAEPPRIVAFAVYPWDKGDTNAPLLRTDPDAVALARTLRSGAQALLPSYMVPFHFVVLSAFPRTSSAKIDRRAVRAAYDSLDLHSWEARLADVHEAEGVEEAMAHPLAQKVCEWLPLMACVSSASITPHASFPMLGINSVRAMALSAKLVEAGFGVSAADVARHDSIFKLVRAYTKRPHTDPKVSRDAWLLAWQQAYSPPETQCGEVLPTTPLQQGMLLETQMDASRYWLYRVVVAHEPVVYEQLVAALEQVVMDMDCLRMGFVRTTPPSDSIFAPLYMCVLQKSVSVKVRRFQGQDVVSALASHVPNVADGRPPWLAAFDATTRRFVLVMHHALYDATTLDMIFARMDAHIASVPLSETHAWSEALEDLVPAPQAEQATLDAWAHALRPMDHVAWTALHETRTKPQRCLEHYERSVSSVSWSALEETAAHIGTSVRPLAHVAWARVLGIILGTPNVLLGDVVSLRGRRASYATTGGPLLATLPVCVNAASQSAVSDHVQQLHASNLALQEHASVPLSYIRQQVHCPRDQPLFVSLFVLEMDEDHDERPTEHALAWHTPTDLGVSVEHALALEMRVTRKGHVRLVLNYLDSAMSSSYAEMLLHMMDTVLGAYTHDVSMPVAHNPPDVPASLLARPDMPPPTHPTYLNVGQWPAHHARIQPSACAIEYRDNTPASHTMRATYADLDKASARLAAYLVLAVPPHAVVGVALPRSIETYTCLLGILRAGLVYLPLDESLPHARREHLLRDSAASLVLTRETSLPWPCACKTPEEALRDEASALPSVSADDAAYVLYTSGSTGEPKGCIVSHANLSHALDNFRDALGSDSLVQARFLARSAEAFDVHLLECLLAWQMGATVVTMPRRALLADIGTAMADSQVTHACVVPSLFFTQGRRVAPSDVPHLRALIVGGEKLADDLVDVWGPASIPVLNAYGPTEATIGISCTPVRVDSLAADIGVAFAGNAFFVRAHNGGLAWRGQPGELCILGTHVGRGYVRRSSNAFFTWDGQRAYATGDLARMMPCGRIEYLGRVNQSQVKVRGARVELGEIDAALRQAGASHAATLLLTHPQLDTPHLVAFVAKDARATDEVPHATDDDTTLLMSHLRRHLSTYMVPSVMVPLSFLPLARVSGKMDHRALRSLYAAMPRDALVDHTPPRTPMECAAARAVQRVLRLDAIGMHTDLFGVGLDSLAAVKLAQALEDEGVAGISISSLMTEPTLAGFLRCQHAEVGEVEASQAPLPLQCATLAQSLASPAQRLYVHHVRLHLTPDADRQQVLRQWRDALAHYAIYRTVFHTDPRLTMDVLESLPTIESVVDGCCTQEACDQVADDILARVESCPPVRLVLYDDVLCLSMHHALYDAASLDLLIDAVRGERAPDTFDDVVRLASRTAPMNAKHYTDVLQGMIRTPMPNLTGRYAAAAPTKTHVHTMKRVSLRDLHAYARTQKSTLQALVLHTFASLLAAYAGEDEATLGVVLSGRMADPRHARAHGPCITTVPFRWQARHGDVHAVHAQLVSALHHQFVHLTEVAHALGMDTSLFDVLFSFMPAPSVPKALPPGIGALDSNMANDFVYALQVTADEARDTLVLEATFAPDRMPYEHADLFARQLEDSLRLLLEGGACEASLCATVYPKPLEPDVSDTLLARFARHAQDTPDATALTFASSIEPYEATVLSYRELDTLSSRYAAHLAASQDPAVYVHLPRCIDLYIVLLAAWKAHKVYVPLDPTLPLERLQYMIQVVGAGTLVTHDTSLAVPLPRYTLAQLRQDSAWLPTVPRLDVPSYILFTSGSTGKPKGVQVSHRALAAALLSWERLLPHTRASRLLQLASPGFDVSLFEVCLPLGLGFSVATAPKDVLLTDLEAAFRALRITMADLPAALAALVHPDHVPPLEWLMSGGDVIDERVVRAWGAPPHRLINAYGPTEGTIGNTLGFVDGQTRRSVVGDVYPATALYICGRDSFIAAYTGAVGEIVVGGPQVADGYVGAPDLTAAKFFTLPNGQRVYRTGDRGRLLADGRVECLGRMERGQVKVNGQRVELDEIAHELQLEAGVADACVQYLQHPAHASRQLVAFLALDQSRTLSDDVGVRTDAEARAYAQRVVHGAQRRLAPFMVPAHTLVLTSALPLTPNNKVDVKRLAGMYQAMDPQRLHDAGNAPSTRRSSATETALMQHLAAFLQVPVADVDRDASFYALGIDSLSAIRLVKVLRLHGMSLTVSELLAHATPARLAAALDEAGGSSDDMHAYEALRASAAAYAPNALPCTPLQSGMLAQSTASEGDLYIHTHVFRVDCSVDALVKAWATVVQQHAMLRTSFHAHSSREVPWVQVVHDERTPPVVVHGPNCLDRVFPSARAACDPEHPHTLHVFSDELGVVGLWVLHHALYDAHGLELLWDDVDAALDGAGSDPRPPFSTCVPHLCSGEAHVPFWLDTLRGYTPRPLAEHTSHAAISCVIDTHIQTRDAEDMCRRVGVSMHTLATLAFAYLLAECMHTPDVCFGQVLSLRTDMHDAVDVLGPMLNTTPTRVLLQRAPFDVQLQQLQCAIDAARPHRHASLRSIAAAHQRTHASTAPLLDALLDVQLHTETSSRAHLQPMELSIEDGVQYALNVEFQQRPSTLVLSATARTTLADAARLDELLHRMSAIVRHMATDPHAMRTVEHVDLPPRNSTDLSVPSDILHRVRSVMATVAGVPAIDIQAHTPLLALGLDSMAAIQIVARARMQGLPLHVSDLAGGTPMTVAASFLHRTQTQMDDVRVTAPVSVAEAAAALGRDDVQAVRRVTAGQAQHIATLVHSRYRNGIFSLVYRASDTLDVGRLELAWIRLQESHEVLRTVFSCLQSHLVQVVVKSTQPMHTHVVPHADEGVKQVVHRERTWSLPTPWCAMDVVRALHGTDHVVLTLFHGMYDAVALGMLVRDLEALYRATDIHVTANMDDLLTVAARTDKQAVQRHWASYSYAPPSFVGTLDAPPLPTYTFVHRRHVVPRLGHIRSTLAEQHVSLSSGIIAAWASVLHDTLRTDMPVLGLYQAARSIPPLDLSTAALPCLNVLPMVVPWHPDTKDMAKHVQKTLAERVPLEQVSLGDIHQALALPASARFNTLLNVLGPSPPASTPSLLTPCSDVDDDRLIAPPPLCAFSSLETWEGLEPYSAASIAVDAYADNDTLSLALRCPAHVLSYETACALLDAFTAYVHAI; encoded by the coding sequence TGATGGCGTGCGGGGCCAAGATACCGTGTCCATTCCCGTTGGCCCGACTATGTGCGATATGCGCAACCCTTTATCCCTTGTTGAGCATATCAACTGTGCATGGTCAGGTGCCCCTACGAACATCACAGGACCCACCCTATTCTTTGATGCACTTCATGATCCTGAATCGGTTGCCTTCGCACGCGTCGAGACTGTACTGCGTGCCCATCCCGAGGTGACATTAGCCTGCATCGCCTATGTGAATGCGGATGAACTCATCACTTTATCTCTTCTCGCCTCACCCAGCGTCCACGTACATGGCTCGGCaaagacgcagctcgagcagatgTGCGAGGCTCTGTGGGCCATCCTTGAGCACCGTGACCCCATGACGATGCCGCTCCATCTTACCAGCCTGGCCAATCCACATCCGCAGCCCATGTCGACCGACATGCCCAAGGGCATGGCTGGGGAGCGTCTCGAAGATCAATTCCTACGGCGTGCACAGGACATTCCTCACGTGCCTGCACTGAAGTGTTGTACGTCTGTGTCGCCCCCGACTTTCGTGTCGTGGTCGTATCAAGAGCTGGACACACGCTCCAATGAAATCGCGCAGCTTTTATGGAGCTGCGGTGTGGGTTATGCGGCTGCGCAAAGCGACGATGATCAAGTGATAGTCCTATGCATGGCCAAATGCATGGACATGTACGCTGCTATTTTGGGTGTACTCAAGGCGGGAGCGACTTGGTGTCCGATCGATCCTGGTTGGCCATCGTCGCGGCAATCTGCTCTTCTCATCAAATCGggtgcgcgcgtcgcactCACGACAGGTGCCGAAGCCCCAATGGTAGAAAGCTCATGTCCGGAGCATATCCAAGTGGTCCGACTTGACCGGCCATTTCCCTCATTGActtcgctgccgccgcgcacagCCGAACGCTCTTCAGCTTCTCACCTCGCCTACAAGATATGGACGAGTGGGACGACCGGTCTGCCAAAGGCTGTCGGGGTTGAACACATTGCGGCTGTGCAGGGTATGCGGGCGCTGCAAAAGGCCGTCCCGACGGATATGgacgcgcctgtgcgtcCCAGTGCCATTCGCTACCTTCAATTCGCCGCCTACGTTTTTGACCTGTCGATCTTTGATATCTTTTACGCATGGGGTCACGGCGGCACTGTATGCTTTGCACCGCTCGATCTGTTACTCACGCGCCTAGTTGACGTGGCTAATGCGCTGCAAGTCACCCACACGCTCCTGACGCCAGCTGTCTCGGCCATGGTACCACGCCGTGCGATCCCTACGTTGCAGGTCATGATCAATGGAGGTGAGAAGCTGTCACAAGTTGTGGCAGATGAATGGACGCAGGAGGGGTGTCGCGTCGTCAACATTTACGGGCCAGCTGAAGCGACCCTGTCCCTGACGATGCGCGAAATTCCGCCACACGGCGACCAAGTCAAGGCACATAATATTGGCTTGCCGTTTGACGATGCTTTGTGTGTTTTGATGAACGAGCACAATGACGTGGTACCACGAGGCTGTATCGGCGAACTTCTTCTTGGTGGTCCTCAGCTCGCGCGCGGATACATCGGCGACGAGGCAAAGACGCGGGAGAAATTTGTGCAGCATCCGACACTGGGACGATTGTACCATACAGGCGACTTGGCTCGTCAGCTATGGGATGGCCAGTTTGAGTACCTCGGTCGAAACGATGACCAAGTCAAGATCAATGGTGTGCGCATTGAACTGCTGGAAATCAATGCCGCTGTGAAGGCCGCGTCCGAACTGGTGTGGGATGCCGATACCGTCGCGCTTCCCGGACCTGATCCTGCCGAACCGCCGCGCATTGTGGCCTTTGCCGTTTATCCGTGGGACAAAGGGGACACGAATGCACCGCTGCTTCGCACAGACCCTGATGCTGTGGCTTTAGCACGCACATTGCGATCTGGCGCCCAGGCACTCTTGCCATCGTACATGGTCCCGTTTCACTTTGTGGTCTTGTCTGCTTTTCCGCGTACTTCGAGTGCAAAAATCGATCGTCGCGCCGTACGAGCTGCCTACGACTCGCTCGATCTTCACTCTTGGGAGGCTCGCCTTGCCGATGTGCATGAGGCGGAGGGCGTCGAAGAGGCCATGGCCCATCCATTGGCGCAGAAAGTATGTGAATGGCTTCCGCTCATGGCGTGCGTTTCATCTGCCTCCATCACGCCCCATGCCTCATTTCccatgctcggcatcaACTCGgtgcgtgccatggcactCTCCGCCAAACTGGTCGAGGCTGGGTTTGGCGTAAGTGCTGCCGATGTGGCGCGACACGATTCGATTTTCAAGCTTGTGAGGGCGTACACGAAGCGGCCACATACGGATCCCAAGGTGTCTCGTGATGCATGGCTTTTGGCGTGGCAGCAAGCGTACTCACCGCCAGAGACACAATGCGGAGAGGTATTACCAACGACGCCCTTACAGCAGGGTATGCTCCTAGAAACGCAGATGGATGCATCGCGTTACTGGCTTTACCGCGTCGTTGTGGCTCACGAGCCTGTTGTCTACGAGCAGCTTGTCGCGGCCCTAGAACAGGTGGTCATGGATATGGACTGCTTGCGAATGGGTTttgtgcgcacgacgccgccttCCGACTCGATCTTTGCGCCTTTGTACATGTGTGTCTTGCAAAAGTCTGTGTCAGTGAAGGTTCGCCGATTCCAAGGTCAAGATGTAGTGAGTGCGTTGGCCTCGCATGTGCCAAACGTCGCAGATGGTCGTCCGCCCTGGCTCGCGGCATTTGATGCTAccacgcgccgcttcgTACTCGTGATGCACCATGCGCTCTATGatgcgacgacgctcgaTATGATTTTCGCTCGAATGGATGCTCATATCGCCTCGGTACCACTGAGCGAGACGCATGCCTGGAGTGAGGCACTTGAGGATCTGGTCCCTGCCCCACAGGCCGAACAGGCCACCCTCGATGCTTGGGCTCACGCACTGCGGCCCATGGATCATGTTGCATGGACTGCGCTTCATGAGACTCGCACTAAGCCACAAAGGTGCCTCGAGCATTACGAACGCTCCGTCTCGTCGGTATCGTGGAGTGCGCTTGAAGAGACCGCGGCCCATATCGGCACGTCTGTGCGTCCCTTGGCCCATGTAGCTTGGGCTCGAGTGCTTGGCATAATTCTCGGCACGCCCAACGTTTTGCTGGGCGATGTCGTGTCGCTTCGCggacggcgcgcatcgtATGCTACGACAGGTGGTCCACTGCTCGCGACCTTGCCTGTGTGTGTGAATGCGGCAAGCCAAAGTGCCGTGAGCGACCATgttcagcagctgcacgcctCGAACCTCGCATTGCAAGAGCACGCATCTGTGCCGCTGTCGTACATTCGACAGCAGGTGCACTGTCCCCGTGACCAGCCTTTGTTTGTGAGTCTTTTTGTACTTGAGATGGACGAAGATCACGATGAACGACCTAccgagcatgcgctggccTGGCACACGCCGACAGACCTTGGTGTCAGTGTCGAGCACGCCCTGGCTCTCGAAATGCGTGTCACAAGAAAAGGACATGTTCGACTCGTCCTGAACTACCTCGATtcggccatgtcgtcctCCTATGCTGAGATGCTCCTGCATATGATGGATACCGTCCTCGGTGCCTATACCCACGATGTGTCGATGCCAGTCGCACACAATCCACCGGATGTGCCGGCATCGCTGCTCGCACGTCCCGACATGCCACCACCGACGCACCCAACGTACCTCAACGTCGGTCAgtggccagcgcatcatgcccGAATCCAGCCCAGTGCGTGTGCCATTGAGTATCGAGATAATACGCCCGCCTCGCACACAATGCGAGCTACCTACGCAGATCTTGACAAGGCCAGTGCACGTCTTGCCGCCTATCTTGTCCTTGCCGTGCCGCCACACGCCGTGGTAGGCGTCGCACTGCCACGCAGTATTGAGACGTACACCTGCCTTCTGGGCATTTTGCGGGCTGGCCTCGTGTATTTGCCCCTGGATGAGTCCTTgccacatgctcgtcgcgagcaTCTCTTGCGCGATAGTGCGGCAAGTCTGGTGCTTACGCGGGAAACCAGCCTGCCATGGCCGTGTGCATGCAAGACACCAGAAGAGGCCCTCCGGGATGAGGCAAGTGCTTTGCCCAGCGTGTCGGCAGACGATGCCGCCTATGTGCTGTACACGTCCGGCTCCACGGGCGAGCCTAAGGGATGTATCGTATCGCATGCGAATCTGTCACACGCCTTGGACAATTTCCGCGACGCATTGGGCAGCGACTCGCTGGTACAGGCGCGTTTTCTGGCGCGCTCCGCAGAAGCTTTCGATGTTCACCTcctcgagtgcctgctGGCATGGCAAATGGGAGCGACTGTCGTGACAATGCCTCGTCGGGCGTTGCTAGCAGATATAGGCACCGCTATGGCTGACTCTCAAGTCACACATGCTTGTGTGGTGCCTTCTCTCTTTTTCACGCAAGGTCGCCGTGTAGCGCCGAGTGATGTGCCGCACTTGCGCGCCTTGATTGTGGGTGGCGAAAAGCTCGCAGATGACTTGGTGGATGTGTGGGGTCCCGCATCGATACCCGTGCTGAATGCCTATGGTCCCACGGAAGCCACCATTGGTATTTCGTGCACACCCGTGCGTGTGGACTCTCTGGCTGCCGATATCGGCGTTGCGTTTGCGGGGAATGCGTTCTTTGTGCGAGCACACAATGGCGGTCTTGCGTGGCGAGGCCAGCCAGGAGAGCTGTGTATCCTTGGCACACATGTCGGGCGGGGCTATGTGAGACGGTCGTCCAATGCGTTTTTCACGTGGGACGGTCAACGAGCGTATGCCACGGGTGATCTCGCGCGCATGATGCCGTGTGGTCGGATTGAGTATCTTGGCCGCGTGAACCAAAGTCAGGTCAAAgtgcgaggcgctcgtgtcgAGCTCGGTGAGATCGACGCAGCACTGCGCCAAGCAGGCGCCTCACACGCCGCTACACTTCTACTGACGCACCCTCAGCTTGACACACCGCATCTCGTGGCGTTTGTGGCGAAAGATGCTCGTGCTACTGACGAGGTACCACATGCGACGGACGACGATACCACGTTGCTCATGTCTCATCTCCGCCGTCACTTGAGCACATACATGGTGCCAAGCGTCATGGTGCCACTATCGTTCCTGCCCCTCGCACGCGTGAGTGGAAAAATGGATCACCGTGCGTTGCGCAGCCTATACGCAGCCATGCCGCGCGATGCCCTTGTCGATCACACGCCACCTCGAACGCCCATGGAATGCGCTGCGGCTCGCGCCGTACAGCGAGTACTGCGTCTCGATGCGATCGGTATGCACACGGACCTCTTTGGCGTGGGTCTCGATAGTCTCGCGGCCGTCAAACTCGCGCAGGCACTGGAAGACGAGGGCGTGGCTGGCATCAGCATCTCGTCCCTCATGACCGAGCCGACGTTGGCCGGCTTCTTACGATGTCAGCATGCCGAGGTGGGGGAAGTGGAGGCAAGTCAGGCGCCTTTGCCATTGCAGTGTGCCACATTGGCCCAGTCTCTGGCATCTCCAGCGCAGCGGCTCTATGTCCATCATGTGCGCTTGCACTTGACACCCGATGCAGATCGACAGCAGGTTCTCAGGCAGTGgcgtgatgcgctggcaCACTACGCCATCTACCGTACCGTGTTCCATACCGATCCACGTCTCACCATGGACGTCCTCGAGTCGCTTCCGACCATTGAATCCGTGGTGGATGGATGCTGCACGCAAGAAGCATGCGATCAGGTGGCTGATGATATACTCGCGCGTGTCGAATCGTGCCCGCCCGTGCGTCTTGTTTTGTACGACGATGTCCTGTGCCTGAGTATGCACCACGCCTTGTAcgatgctgcgtcgctcgacttgctcaTCGATGCCGTTCGTGGTGAGCGCGCGCCTGATACCTTTgacgacgtcgtgcgcctAGCCAGTCGCACGGCACCTATGAATGCCAAGCATTACACGGATGTCCTGCAAGGTATGATTCGCACACCCATGCCCAACTTGACCGGCCGCTAcgccgcagctgcgccCACAAAGACACATGTGCATACCATGAAGCGCGTATCGCTTCGTGACTTGCATGCGTATGCACGCACGCAAAAAAGCACGCTCCAAGCCCTTGTGCTCCATACCTTTGCTTCGTTGCTCGCCGCGTACGCAGGGGAAGACGAAGCCACCTTGGGTGTGGTCCTTAGCGGTCGCATGGCCGATCCACGTCACGCGAgggcgcatggcccatgCATCACTACCGTGCCATTCCGTTGGCAGGCTCGACATGGCGATGTgcatgccgtgcacgcCCAGTTGGTGAGCGCCTTGCATCATCAGTTTGTGCATCTCACTGAGGTGGCGCATGCCTTGGGTATGGACACGTCGCTCTTTGACGTGCTGTTTTCGTTCATGCCTGCACCGAGCGTGCCGAAGGCACTGCCACCGGGTATTGGTGCACTGGACTCAAACATGGCCAACGACTTTGTATACGCACTGCAAGTGACGGCCGACGAGGCTCGCGAtacgctcgtgctggaagcGACCTTTGCCCCTGATCGCATGCCGTATGAGCACGCAGACTTGTTCGCGCGCCAGCTGGAAGACAGCCTGCGACTCCTACTGGAGGGCGGTGCGTGTGAAGCGTCGCTGTGTGCTACCGTATATCCCAAGCCGCTTGAGCCAGACGTATCTGATACGTTGCTCGCCCGCTttgcgcgccatgcacaaGACACGCCCGATGCAACGGCTCTTACGTTTGCGTCATCCATCGAGCCGTATGAAGCGACGGTGCTTTCGTACCGCGAGCTCGATACCCTTTCAAGTCGGTATGCAGCGCACCTCGCTGCGTCCCAAGATCCAGCCGTGTACGTGCACTTGCCGCGGTGCATTGATCTCTACATCGTATTGTTGGCGGCCTGGAAGGCTCACAAGGTCTATGTGCCATTGGATCCGACGCTGCCTctggagcgcctgcagTACATGATTCAAGTGGTCGGAGCTGGCACGTTGGTGACGCACGATACATCCCTTGCCGTGCCCTTGCCGCGGTACACGCTTgcccagctgcgccaggacTCTGCATGGCTACCCACAGTCCCGCGATTGGATGTACCCTCGTACATTCTGTTCACGTCTGGCTCGACAGGCAAGCCCAAAGGCGTGCAAGTCTCACACCGTGCGCTGGCCGCCGCCCTCCTGTCATGGGAGCGTCTGCTTCCGCACacgcgtgcatcgcggcTGCTGCAACTGGCCTCGCCGGGCTTTGACGTTTCCCTCTTTGAAGTATGCTTGCCACTGGGCCTTGGATTCAGTGTCGCCACGGCACCTAAGGACGTCCTCCTGACAGACCTCGAAGCAGCTTTCCGTGCTCTGCGAATCACGATGGCGGACCTCCCAGCCGCCCTGgctgcgctcgtgcatccAGATCATGTGCCGCCCCTTGAGTGGCTCATGAGTGGTGGTGACGtgatcgacgagcgcgtggtGCGTGCCTGGGGCGCGCCGCCCCACCGCCTCATCAATGCCTACGGTCCCACGGAAGGCACGATTGGCAATACGCTCGGCTTTGTCGATGGCCAAACGCGCCGCTCCGTTGTCGGTGACGTGTATCCAGCAACAGCGCTCTACATTTGCGGACGCGACTCTTTTATTGCTGCGTATACAGGCGCCGTGGGTGAGATTGTCGTCGGTGGTCCACAGGTGGCCGATGGGTATGTGGGGGCGCCTGATCTGACGGCCGCCAAGTTCTTCACGCTACCCAATGGCCAGCGTGTGTATCGCACGGGCGACCGCGGTCGTCTGCTCGCTGATGGCCGTGTCGAGTGCCTGGGCCGTATGGAGCGGGGCCAAGTCAAGGTGAATGGACAGCGCGTGGAGCTCGATGAAATTGCCCATGAGCTCCAACTCGAAGCAGGTGTGGCTGATGCGTGCGTGCAGTATCTTCAGCATCCTGCGCACGCCTCGCGTCAGCTCGTGGCGTTCCTTGCGCTCGATCAATCGCGCACGCTGTCAGACGACGTGGGCGTGCGCACAGATGCCGAGGCCCGAGCGTATGCtcagcgcgtcgtccatggcGCCCAGAGGCGCTTGGCGCCCTTTATGGTGCCTGCTCACACGCTCGTACTTACGTCGGCACTACCACTTACGCCGAACAATAAGGTGGATGTGAAGCGTCTTGCCGGTATGTACCAAGCCATGGATCCTCAACGTCTGCACGACGCAGGTAATGCACCCAGTacgcgacgcagctcagCAACCGAGACAGCTCTGATGCAGCATCTGGCCGCATTTCTTCAAGTACccgtcgccgacgtcgaTCGAGATGCCTCGTTTTATGCCCTCGGCATTGATTCGCTCTCGGCGATTCGCCTTGTCAAGGTGCTGCGACTGCATGGCATGTCACTTACCGTAAGTGAgctgctggcgcatgcAACGCCTGCGCGGCTTGCCGCAGCTCTGGATGAAGCGGGTGGGTCGTCAGATGACATGCACGCctacgaggcgctgcgtgcctcggCAGCGGCGTATGCTCCGAACGCCTTGCCGTGTACGCCGCTTCAGTCAGGCATGTTGGCTCAGTCGACAGCGAGTGAGGGCGACTTGTACATTCATACACACGTGTTCCGTGTGGACTGCTCcgtggatgcgctcgtcaaGGCATGGGCTACtgtggtgcagcagcacgcgatGCTGCGTACTTCGTTCCATGCGCACTCGTCGCGTGAAGTGCCATGGGTGCAGGTGGTGCACGACGAACGGACGCCGCCCGTCGTCGTGCATGGCCCGAACTGTCTGGATCGAGTTTTTCCCTCGGCTCGTGCCGCCTGCGATCCAGAGCATCCCCACACGCTACACGTGTTCTCTGATGAGCTCGGCGTGGTGGGTCTGTGGGTACTGCACCATGCCCTCTatgatgcgcatggcttGGAATTGCTATGGGATGATGTGGACGCTGCCTTGGACGGTGCAGGGAGCGACCCAAGGCCTCCCTTTTCAACGTGTGTGCCGCACCTGTGCTCAGGCGAGGCCCATGTACCCTTTTGGCTCGACACGCTTCGTGGATACACACCTCGGCCACTGGCTGAGCATACATCCCATGCGGCCATCTCGTGTGTGATCGATACCCACATTCAGACGCGTGATGCGGAAGACATGTGCCGGCGCGTCGGTGTGTCGATGCACACactcgcgacgctggcaTTCGCCTACCTGTTAGCCGAATGCATGCATACACCTGACGTCTGCTTTGGTCAGGTGCTGAGCCTGCGCACGGATATGCACGATGCGGTCGACGTGCTGGGTCCCATGCTCAATACTACGCCCACGCGTGTTCTGTTGCAGCGTGCACCCTTCGATGTtcagctccagcagctgcagtGCGCTATCGATGCCGCACGTCCACACCGTCATGCATCCCTGCGGTCTattgctgctgctcacCAGCGaacgcatgcatcgactGCCCCCCTCCTGGATGCTTTGCTGGACGTGCAGCTTCATACAGAGACGTCTTCCCGTGCTCATCTTCAGCCCATGGAGCTGTCTATCGAGGATGGCGTGCAGTACGCTCTTAATGTTGAGTTCCAGCAGAGGCCTTCTACGCTGGTCCTATCAgcgacggcacgcacgacCCTCGCTGATGCTGCGCGTCTAGATGAGCTTTTGCATCGTATGAGCGCAATAGTGCGCCACATGGCCACCGACCCGCATGCTATGCGTACCGTGGAGCATGTGGACCTTCCGCCACGCAACTCGACTGACCTTAGCGTGCCGTCCGACATACTGCATCGTGTGCGCTCTGTCATGGCAACCGTGGCAGGCGTGCCTGCCATCGATATTCAGGCTCACACGCCCCTTTTGGCCCTTGGGCTCGACTCGATGGCCGCCATTCAAATcgtggcgcgtgcacgCATGCAGGGTCTGCCGTTGCATGTCAGTGACCTGGCGGGTGGTACGCCCATGACGGTCGCTGCGTCCTTCCTTCACCGTACGCAGACCCAAATGGATGATGTACGGGTAACAGCGCCCGTGTCGGTGGCCGAGGCAGCCGCGGCACTGGGCCGAGATGACGTGCAAgctgtgcggcgcgtcacGGCTGGTCAGGCTCAGCATATTGCTACCTTGGTGCACTCCCGCTACCGGAATGGCATTTTTTCGTTGGTGTATCGCGCTTCGGACACGCTGGATGTcggccgcctcgagctgGCTTGGATTCGGCTGCAAGAGAGCCATGAAGTGCTGCGCACCGTGTTCAGCTGCCTTCAGTCACACCTGGTCCAAGTCGTCGTGAAAAGCACACAGCCTATGCATACGCATGTCGTGCCACATGCCGACGAAGGTGTCAAACAGGTGGTGCATCGCGAACGGACGTGGTCACTTCCTACCCCGTGGTGTGCGATGGATGTAGTCCGTGCATTGCATGGCACGGATCACGTTGTCCTGACACTATTCCATGGCATGTATGACGCTGTGGCTCTTGGCATGTTGGTGCGTGACTTGGAAGCGCTATACCGAGCAACAGACATCCATGTGACGGCTAACATGGACGATTTGCTCACCGTGGCTGCCCGGACAGACAAgcaggccgtgcagcgccacTGGGCCAGCTACAGCTATGCGCCACCCTCGTTCGTCGGCACACTGGACGCCCCACCCCTGCCCACCTACACGTTTGTGCATCGCCGCCACGTCGTCCCGCGCCTAGGGCACATTCGCTCGACGCTCGCTGAACAGCACGTCTCCTTGTCTTCTGGCATCATTGCTGCTTGGGCCTCTGTATTGCACGATACATTACGCACAGATATGCCGGTGCTCGGTTTGTATCAAGCAGCACGATCGATCCCACCTCTGGACCTCTCTACAGCGGCTTTGCCATGCCTGAATGTACTGCCGATGGTCGTCCCATGGCACCCTGATACAAAGGACATGGCCAAGCACGTCCAAAAGACCCTCGCCGAGCGAGTTCCGCTAGAACAAGTGTCGTTGGGCGACATTCACCAGGCCCTTGCTCTGCCTGCCTCAGCTCGCTTCAATACCCTGCTCAACGTACTCGGCCCGTCACCGCCGGCATCCACGCCGTCTCTGCTCACACCGTGCTcggacgtggacgacgaccgTCTAATCGCACCTCCGCCCCTGTGTGCTTTTTCCAGTCTCGAGACTTGGGAGGGCCTCGAACCATATTCGGCAGCGAGCATCGCTGTGGACGCGTACGCCGATAACGATACCCTGTCTCTGGCCCTACGTTGCCCTGCGCATGTGCTGAGCTACGAGACCGCGTGTGCACTGCTGGATGCATTCACTGCGTATGTACATGCTATCTAG